From the Hyphomicrobium sp. ghe19 genome, one window contains:
- a CDS encoding YcjF family protein, translating to MTFENDQPPPRKPRVFTLDDIADEPELDEAVSGGGAVTSRRASVPARRLTVGDINRGFRFGSILFSAMAALASLAAGVWFTRFVSIALERQDWVGWVAFGLMTIIALALLGIVLRELLGFRRLARLAKLRALVRDTIAKSNLPGERKAVAALLAHYRGRPDLAWGLARVKDHTGDVLEPGELLRLADRELLRPIDGESRRVILKSAKRVATVTALSPIMWIAMGFVLVENVRMFRALAGLYGGRPGVLGALRLARLVVGHIIATGGIAMTDDLLGQFVGQDVLRRLSRRLGEGAFNGALTSRLGVVAVEVIRPLPYLDAEPLRVREIFNELLRSLRGSDKSEEQV from the coding sequence ATGACATTCGAGAACGATCAGCCGCCGCCGAGAAAGCCCCGCGTCTTTACGCTCGACGATATCGCCGACGAACCGGAACTCGACGAAGCCGTCTCCGGCGGCGGCGCGGTCACATCCAGACGCGCCTCCGTTCCCGCACGGCGCCTGACGGTGGGTGATATCAACCGCGGCTTCCGTTTCGGCAGCATTCTCTTTTCCGCGATGGCGGCCCTCGCGTCGTTGGCCGCAGGCGTGTGGTTCACGCGGTTCGTCTCAATCGCGCTCGAACGTCAAGACTGGGTCGGCTGGGTCGCATTCGGGTTGATGACGATCATCGCTCTGGCGCTGCTCGGCATCGTATTGCGCGAGCTCTTGGGTTTCCGCCGGCTCGCACGGCTTGCGAAACTCCGCGCGCTTGTCCGCGACACCATTGCGAAATCCAACCTTCCGGGTGAGCGGAAGGCCGTCGCCGCGCTTCTCGCTCACTACCGGGGTCGCCCGGATCTGGCGTGGGGCTTAGCGCGCGTAAAGGACCATACTGGCGACGTGCTCGAACCGGGCGAGTTGCTGCGTCTGGCAGACCGCGAACTTCTCCGCCCCATCGATGGCGAAAGCCGGCGTGTCATCCTGAAATCAGCGAAACGCGTCGCGACCGTAACCGCGCTGTCCCCGATCATGTGGATCGCCATGGGCTTCGTCCTCGTCGAGAATGTTCGGATGTTCCGCGCGCTCGCAGGGCTCTACGGCGGCCGGCCGGGCGTCCTCGGCGCGCTACGCCTCGCCCGACTCGTCGTCGGCCACATCATCGCGACCGGCGGCATCGCGATGACTGACGATCTTCTTGGCCAGTTCGTCGGCCAGGACGTGTTGCGAAGGTTGTCGCGGCGACTTGGAGAAGGCGCGTTCAACGGCGCTTTGACCTCCCGCCTCGGGGTCGTCGCCGTCGAGGTGATCCGTCCTCTTCCCTATCTCGATGCCGAACCGCTGCGGGTCCGCGAAATCTTCAATGAGTTGCTGCGATCGCTGCGCGGATCCGACAAGTCTGAGGAACAAGTCTGA
- a CDS encoding YcjX family protein, with the protein MAEISYSELLRDAQARFADYLTPSVRLGVTGLSRAGKTVFITALVRNLVAGGRLPFFAPDAERRIVRAYLEPQPDDSVPRFDYEAHLADLLSSPPSWPESTKRISELRVTIEYRSAYALKRAIGLSKLHVDIVDYPGEWLIDLPLLEQDYRAFSNEALGFASAPSRAEFAKPFLGFLAGTDPAAAEDEQIAMTGAKLFTAYLRAARDSGAQSTLAPGRFLLPGELEGSPLLTFFPMPLASDERLPRGSLAAMMARRFESYKSSVVKPFFNDHFARLDRQIVLIDVLTALHRGAEAVGDLEHAMTDILKAFRPGANSWLSMFLGRKIDRVLFAATKADHLPASSHDRLEALLKAIVDDAVTRAQTEGAGVHALALSALRATREATAKQGGEILPCLRGTPIKGERIGGVTFDGVKEAAIFPGDLPADPAAALNAARHAKSASLELVRFAPPKLVDTLSDGKTAAFPHIRLDRALDFLISDYLA; encoded by the coding sequence TTGGCAGAGATCTCCTATTCCGAACTTCTGAGAGACGCGCAGGCGCGTTTCGCCGATTACCTGACGCCGTCGGTGCGTCTCGGCGTGACCGGACTATCGCGCGCCGGCAAGACGGTTTTCATCACCGCTCTCGTTCGCAATCTCGTTGCGGGAGGACGCCTGCCGTTCTTCGCGCCCGACGCAGAGCGCCGCATCGTCCGCGCCTACCTGGAGCCACAGCCCGACGACAGCGTTCCCCGCTTCGACTACGAAGCCCACCTCGCTGATCTCTTGTCCTCTCCGCCATCATGGCCTGAGAGCACGAAACGCATTTCGGAATTGCGGGTCACCATCGAATATCGCTCGGCTTACGCCCTGAAGCGCGCCATCGGCCTTTCGAAGCTGCACGTCGACATTGTCGATTATCCCGGCGAATGGCTCATCGACTTGCCGCTTCTCGAGCAGGACTACCGCGCATTTTCGAATGAAGCACTGGGCTTCGCCAGTGCGCCATCGCGCGCCGAATTCGCGAAACCCTTTCTCGGTTTCCTCGCCGGCACCGACCCCGCCGCAGCGGAAGACGAGCAGATCGCCATGACGGGCGCCAAGCTCTTCACCGCCTACTTGCGCGCAGCGCGCGACAGCGGCGCACAATCGACGCTCGCCCCCGGCCGCTTCCTGCTGCCCGGCGAATTGGAAGGCTCTCCTCTTCTGACGTTCTTTCCGATGCCGCTCGCGTCGGACGAGCGGCTGCCGCGCGGATCGCTCGCGGCGATGATGGCGCGCCGCTTCGAAAGCTATAAGTCGTCCGTCGTCAAACCGTTCTTCAACGATCACTTCGCGCGCCTCGACCGCCAGATCGTGCTGATCGACGTTTTGACGGCCCTTCATCGCGGCGCCGAAGCCGTGGGTGATCTCGAACACGCCATGACCGACATCCTGAAGGCCTTCCGGCCCGGTGCCAATTCGTGGCTCTCGATGTTTCTCGGGCGCAAGATCGATCGCGTCCTCTTCGCTGCGACGAAGGCCGATCATCTTCCCGCTTCAAGCCACGACCGCCTCGAAGCCCTCTTGAAAGCAATCGTCGACGACGCCGTCACGCGCGCCCAAACCGAAGGCGCCGGCGTTCACGCATTGGCCCTCTCGGCCCTGCGTGCGACGCGCGAGGCGACGGCCAAACAAGGCGGAGAAATTCTGCCCTGCCTTCGCGGCACGCCGATCAAAGGCGAGCGGATCGGCGGCGTCACCTTCGATGGCGTCAAGGAAGCAGCAATTTTCCCCGGCGACCTCCCGGCCGATCCGGCAGCCGCCCTCAACGCGGCGCGACATGCGAAGTCCGCGTCCCTCGAACTTGTCCGCTTTGCCCCGCCCAAGCTCGTCGACACGCTTTCCGATGGCAAGACGGCCGCGTTTCCGCATATCAGATTGGACCGCGCGCTCGATTTCCTGATTTCGGATTATCTCGCATGA